One genomic region from Enterobacter hormaechei ATCC 49162 encodes:
- the hisL gene encoding his operon leader peptide: MTRVPFKNHHHHHHPD, from the coding sequence ATGACACGCGTTCCTTTTAAAAATCACCATCATCACCATCATCCTGACTAG
- the dacD gene encoding serine-type D-Ala-D-Ala carboxypeptidase DacD yields the protein MPLKRRLFIAVSLLASSISSALAAEPLDFSPQPPAIQAGSWVLMDYTTGQILTAGNEHQQRNPASLTKLMTGYVVDRAIDSHRISPDDIVTVGRDAWAKGNPVFDGSSLMFLKEGDRVSVRDLSRGLIVDSGNDACVALADHVAGGQPQFVRMMNDYVEKLNLRDTHFETVHGLDAPGQHSSAYDLAVLSRAIIHGEPEFYHMYSEKSLTWNGITQQNRNGLLWDKTMNVDGLKTGHTSGAGFNLIASAVDGQRRLIAVVMGADSPKGREDQARKLLHWGQQNFDTVQILHNGKKVGSERIWYGDKEQIALGTDQDFWLALPKTEVPNIKAKYVMDKKELEAPIAAHQRVGEIQLYDRDKVVAHWPLVTLERVEKGGLFSRLGDYLHHKL from the coding sequence ATACCGTTGAAACGCCGTCTGTTTATTGCTGTTTCTTTACTCGCTTCGAGTATTTCATCCGCGCTGGCTGCCGAGCCGCTGGATTTTTCACCTCAGCCGCCTGCCATCCAGGCAGGCTCCTGGGTATTGATGGATTACACCACAGGTCAAATCTTAACGGCGGGCAACGAACATCAGCAGCGCAATCCGGCGAGCCTGACCAAACTGATGACGGGGTACGTTGTCGACCGCGCCATTGATAGCCACCGTATCAGTCCGGATGACATTGTGACGGTCGGACGTGACGCCTGGGCAAAAGGCAATCCGGTCTTTGACGGTTCGTCACTGATGTTTCTGAAGGAGGGCGATCGGGTTTCCGTACGCGATCTCAGCCGCGGCCTGATTGTTGATTCCGGCAATGACGCCTGCGTGGCGCTGGCGGATCACGTGGCGGGCGGTCAGCCACAGTTCGTCAGGATGATGAATGACTACGTTGAAAAGCTGAACCTTCGCGATACCCATTTCGAAACCGTACACGGGCTGGATGCACCGGGTCAGCACAGCTCCGCTTACGATCTCGCCGTGCTTTCCCGCGCCATCATCCACGGTGAGCCTGAGTTCTACCATATGTATAGCGAAAAGAGTCTGACCTGGAACGGCATCACCCAGCAGAACCGCAACGGCCTGCTGTGGGATAAGACCATGAACGTGGATGGCCTGAAAACGGGACACACGTCGGGCGCGGGCTTTAACCTGATTGCCTCCGCGGTAGACGGTCAGCGTCGACTGATTGCGGTGGTGATGGGGGCAGACAGCCCGAAAGGACGTGAAGATCAGGCGCGCAAGCTGTTGCACTGGGGACAGCAAAATTTCGATACGGTGCAGATCCTGCATAACGGCAAAAAAGTGGGTAGCGAACGTATCTGGTACGGCGATAAAGAGCAGATCGCGCTGGGCACCGATCAGGACTTCTGGCTAGCATTACCCAAAACGGAAGTGCCGAACATCAAAGCGAAATACGTGATGGATAAAAAAGAGCTGGAAGCGCCGATCGCCGCGCATCAGCGGGTAGGGGAGATCCAGCTTTACGATCGTGACAAGGTGGTGGCGCACTGGCCGCTGGTTACGCTGGAACGCGTTGAAAAGGGCGGCCTTTTTTCCCGCCTCGGCGATTATCTGCATCATAAACTCTAA
- the sbcB gene encoding exodeoxyribonuclease I: MRLLVSDSAARPTFLFHDYETFGTHPALDRPAQFAAIRTDDEFNIIGEPEVFYCKPADDYLPQPGAVMVTGITPQEARDKGVSEAEFARRIHDLFTVPNTCVVGYNNIRFDDEVTRNIFYRNFYDPYAWSWQNRNSRWDLLDIMRACYALRPEGIHWPENEDGLPSFRLEHLTRANGIEHSNAHDAMADVYATIAMAKLVKTAQPRLFEYLLSHRSKQKLMTLIDVPQMKPLVHISGMFGAWRGNTSWVAPLAWHPDNRNAVIMVDLAGDISPLLELDSDTLRERLYTPKEALGDLPAVPVKLVHINKCPVLAQANTLRPEDADRLGINRQHCLDNLKVLRDNPQVREKVVAIFAEAEPFVPSENVDAQLYNGFFSDADRAAMNIVLQTDPRNLPALDITFADKRIEKLMFNYRARNYPGTLDEAEQERWLQHRRNVFTPEFLSSYAQELEMLYGQYEGNAEKQALLKALYQYAQEIV; this comes from the coding sequence ATGAGATTACTGGTGTCTGACTCTGCTGCGCGCCCGACTTTTTTGTTCCACGATTACGAAACCTTTGGCACCCATCCGGCGCTGGACCGACCGGCGCAGTTTGCGGCTATTCGTACCGATGACGAATTTAACATCATCGGGGAACCCGAAGTGTTTTACTGCAAGCCCGCCGATGATTACCTGCCGCAGCCAGGCGCGGTGATGGTGACGGGCATCACACCTCAGGAGGCGCGGGATAAAGGCGTTAGCGAAGCAGAATTTGCCCGTCGCATCCACGATCTGTTTACGGTGCCCAATACCTGCGTGGTGGGTTACAACAACATCCGTTTTGACGATGAAGTGACGCGCAATATCTTTTACCGCAACTTCTACGACCCGTATGCCTGGAGCTGGCAGAACCGTAATTCACGCTGGGATTTGCTGGATATCATGCGCGCCTGCTATGCGCTGCGCCCGGAGGGGATCCACTGGCCAGAGAATGAAGACGGCTTGCCGAGCTTCAGGCTCGAGCACCTGACGCGGGCCAACGGCATCGAGCACAGCAACGCCCACGACGCGATGGCAGACGTCTACGCGACCATCGCTATGGCGAAACTCGTCAAAACCGCGCAGCCGCGCCTGTTTGAGTATCTGTTGAGCCATCGTAGCAAGCAGAAGCTGATGACGCTGATTGATGTCCCGCAGATGAAACCGCTGGTGCATATTTCAGGAATGTTCGGTGCGTGGCGCGGGAACACGAGCTGGGTGGCGCCGCTTGCCTGGCATCCGGACAACCGTAACGCCGTCATCATGGTCGATCTTGCCGGGGATATTTCGCCGCTGCTTGAGCTCGACAGCGACACCTTACGTGAACGGCTCTATACGCCGAAAGAGGCGCTGGGTGACCTGCCCGCTGTACCGGTGAAACTGGTGCATATCAACAAATGCCCGGTACTGGCGCAGGCCAATACGCTGCGCCCGGAAGACGCCGACCGGCTGGGGATTAACCGTCAGCACTGCCTCGACAACCTGAAAGTGCTGCGCGACAACCCGCAGGTGCGGGAGAAAGTCGTCGCCATTTTTGCCGAAGCAGAGCCGTTCGTGCCGTCTGAGAATGTGGATGCGCAGCTTTATAACGGTTTCTTCAGCGATGCCGATCGTGCGGCGATGAACATCGTACTGCAAACCGACCCGCGTAACCTGCCCGCGCTGGATATCACCTTCGCAGATAAGCGTATCGAGAAGCTGATGTTTAATTATCGCGCGCGTAACTATCCCGGCACGCTGGATGAAGCAGAGCAGGAGCGCTGGTTACAGCATCGGCGCAACGTGTTTACGCCGGAGTTTCTCAGCAGCTACGCACAAGAGCTGGAGATGCTTTACGGTCAGTATGAAGGGAATGCCGAGAAACAGGCGCTGCTGAAAGCGTTGTACCAGTACGCGCAAGAGATTGTCTGA
- the hisG gene encoding ATP phosphoribosyltransferase, with the protein MLDNSRLRIAIQKSGRLSDDSRELLARCGIKINLHTQRLIALAENMPIDILRVRDDDIPGLVMDGVVDLGIIGENVLEEELLTRRAQGEDPRYFTLRRLDFGGCRLSLATPVDEAWDGPAALNGKRIATSYPHLLKRYLDQKGVQFKSCLLNGSVEVAPRAGLADAICDLVSTGATLEANGLREVEVIYRSKACLIQRDGEMAEAKQQLIDKLLTRIQGVIQARESKYIMMHAPTERLEEVIALLPGAERPTILPLAGDQQRVAMHMVSSETLFWETMEKLKALGASSILVLPIEKMME; encoded by the coding sequence ATGTTAGATAACTCACGTTTACGCATAGCTATTCAAAAATCAGGCCGTTTAAGCGACGATTCACGCGAACTGCTGGCCCGCTGCGGGATTAAAATTAACCTGCACACCCAGCGTCTGATCGCACTGGCTGAAAATATGCCGATCGACATTCTGCGCGTACGTGATGACGATATCCCGGGTCTGGTGATGGATGGCGTCGTTGATCTCGGCATCATCGGTGAAAACGTCCTGGAAGAAGAGTTATTAACCCGCCGCGCGCAGGGCGAAGATCCACGCTACTTTACCCTGCGTCGTCTGGACTTCGGCGGCTGCCGCCTGTCGCTGGCCACGCCGGTCGACGAAGCCTGGGACGGCCCGGCCGCGCTGAACGGCAAACGTATTGCCACCTCTTACCCTCACCTGCTGAAGCGTTACCTCGATCAAAAAGGCGTGCAGTTTAAATCCTGTCTGCTGAATGGCTCTGTAGAAGTGGCGCCGCGTGCGGGCCTGGCCGATGCCATCTGTGACCTGGTCTCCACCGGCGCCACGCTGGAAGCGAACGGCCTGCGCGAAGTGGAAGTGATCTACCGCTCCAAAGCGTGCCTTATCCAGCGCGACGGCGAGATGGCTGAGGCCAAACAACAGCTCATCGACAAGCTGCTGACCCGTATTCAGGGCGTGATTCAGGCGCGCGAATCCAAATACATCATGATGCATGCGCCAACCGAGCGTCTGGAGGAGGTGATTGCCCTGCTGCCAGGCGCAGAGCGTCCAACCATTCTGCCGCTGGCGGGCGACCAGCAACGCGTGGCGATGCACATGGTCAGCAGTGAAACCCTGTTCTGGGAAACCATGGAAAAACTGAAGGCGCTGGGCGCAAGCTCTATTCTGGTGCTGCCAATTGAGAAGATGATGGAGTAA
- a CDS encoding SDR family oxidoreductase: protein MKKVAIVGLGWLGMPLAMSLAAKGWQVTGSKTTRDGVEAARMCGIDGVELRLEPELICDTDELDELMNVDALVITLPARRSGPGETFYLQAVQEIVDSALAHHIPRIIFTSSTSVYGDIDGTAKENTERRPVTASGRVLKELEDWLHNLPGTQVDILRLAGLVGPGRHPGRFFAGKSAPDGQHGVNLVHLEDVIGAIELLLQAPKGGHIYNICAPSHPPRSTFYPLMARQLGLAPPVFSEAQGERKGKIIDGNRICHELGFEYQYPDPLVMPME from the coding sequence ATGAAAAAGGTCGCGATTGTCGGGTTAGGTTGGTTAGGAATGCCACTGGCGATGTCATTAGCCGCGAAAGGCTGGCAGGTGACAGGGAGTAAGACCACCCGAGATGGGGTTGAAGCGGCACGCATGTGCGGCATTGATGGTGTCGAGCTGCGTCTCGAACCCGAGCTTATCTGCGATACCGACGAGCTGGATGAACTGATGAATGTGGATGCGTTGGTTATTACCTTACCGGCGCGGCGCAGCGGGCCGGGTGAGACTTTTTACTTGCAGGCGGTGCAGGAGATTGTCGACAGCGCCCTGGCGCACCATATCCCGCGTATCATTTTCACCAGCTCCACCTCCGTCTATGGCGATATCGACGGTACGGCGAAGGAGAACACCGAGCGCCGTCCGGTGACCGCCAGTGGCCGGGTGCTGAAAGAGCTGGAAGACTGGCTGCACAATCTGCCGGGTACGCAGGTTGATATTTTACGCCTGGCCGGGCTGGTGGGGCCGGGGCGTCATCCGGGGCGCTTCTTTGCTGGTAAATCCGCGCCGGATGGCCAGCACGGGGTTAATCTTGTGCATCTTGAAGATGTTATCGGCGCAATAGAATTGCTTTTACAGGCTCCGAAAGGGGGGCACATCTATAATATATGTGCGCCTTCGCATCCGCCGCGCAGCACCTTCTACCCGCTGATGGCGCGCCAGCTGGGTCTGGCGCCGCCGGTATTCAGTGAGGCGCAGGGGGAACGCAAAGGCAAAATTATTGATGGCAATCGTATTTGCCATGAGCTGGGATTTGAATATCAGTATCCCGATCCGCTGGTTATGCCCATGGAATAA
- the yoeI gene encoding membrane protein YoeI, with translation MGQFFAYVAVITVKENNYVA, from the coding sequence ATGGGGCAATTTTTCGCTTACGTGGCGGTTATCACCGTAAAGGAGAATAACTATGTCGCATAA
- the hisD gene encoding histidinol dehydrogenase, translating into MSFNTIIDWNTCSDAQQRELLMRPAISASESITRTVAEILDNVKARGDDALREYSAKFDKTEVGALQVTAQEIAGAESRLGDEIKQAMAVAVKNIDTFHTAQKLQAVDVETLPGVRCQQVTRPVASVGLYIPGGSAPLFSTVLMLATPARIAGCQKVVLCSPPPIADEILYAAKLCGVQAIYKVGGAQAISALAFGTESIPKVDKIFGPGNAYVTEAKRQVSQRLDGAAIDMPAGPSEVLVIADSGATPDFVASDLLSQAEHGPDSQVILLTPDADMAKRVGDAVERQLADLPRAETARQALSASRLIVARDLDQCIAISNQYGPEHLIIQTRNARDLVDSITSAGSVFLGDWSPESAGDYASGTNHVLPTYGYTSTCSSLGLADFQKRMTVQELSREGFASLASTIETLAAAERLTAHKNAVTLRVAALKEQA; encoded by the coding sequence ATGAGTTTTAACACAATCATCGACTGGAATACCTGTAGCGACGCGCAACAGCGCGAGCTGCTGATGCGCCCGGCAATTTCCGCCTCGGAGAGCATCACCCGCACCGTGGCGGAGATCCTCGATAACGTCAAAGCCCGCGGGGACGACGCGCTGCGCGAGTACAGCGCGAAGTTTGATAAAACTGAGGTCGGCGCGTTACAGGTCACTGCGCAGGAGATCGCCGGGGCGGAAAGCCGCCTTGGGGATGAGATCAAACAGGCGATGGCCGTCGCGGTAAAAAATATTGATACCTTCCACACCGCGCAAAAATTGCAGGCGGTGGATGTGGAAACCCTGCCCGGCGTGCGCTGCCAGCAGGTGACGCGCCCGGTGGCGTCCGTCGGTCTCTATATTCCTGGCGGCTCTGCCCCGCTGTTTTCGACTGTCCTGATGCTGGCCACTCCGGCACGTATTGCCGGTTGTCAGAAGGTGGTGCTCTGCTCTCCGCCACCGATCGCCGATGAAATTCTGTATGCGGCGAAGCTGTGCGGCGTGCAGGCGATCTATAAAGTGGGCGGTGCGCAGGCGATTTCCGCCCTGGCGTTCGGCACGGAATCCATTCCAAAGGTCGACAAAATCTTTGGCCCGGGCAATGCGTACGTGACCGAAGCGAAGCGCCAGGTCAGCCAGCGTCTGGACGGCGCGGCGATTGATATGCCTGCCGGTCCGTCTGAGGTGCTGGTGATTGCCGACAGCGGCGCCACCCCGGATTTCGTGGCCTCTGACCTGCTCTCGCAGGCCGAGCACGGCCCTGACTCCCAGGTGATTTTACTGACGCCAGATGCCGACATGGCAAAACGCGTGGGCGACGCCGTGGAGCGTCAGCTGGCTGACCTGCCGCGTGCGGAAACGGCGCGTCAGGCGTTGTCTGCCAGCCGCCTGATTGTGGCCCGGGATCTCGACCAGTGCATCGCCATCTCCAACCAGTATGGGCCGGAACACCTGATCATTCAGACCCGCAACGCGCGCGATCTGGTCGACAGCATAACCAGCGCAGGCTCGGTCTTCCTCGGCGACTGGTCCCCGGAATCCGCCGGGGATTACGCCTCCGGCACCAACCACGTGCTGCCGACGTATGGTTATACCTCAACCTGCTCCAGCCTGGGACTGGCGGATTTCCAGAAGCGTATGACCGTGCAGGAACTCTCCCGCGAAGGGTTTGCGTCACTGGCTTCTACTATTGAAACCCTGGCCGCCGCCGAGCGCCTGACTGCCCACAAAAATGCCGTGACGCTGCGCGTTGCCGCCCTGAAGGAGCAAGCATGA
- a CDS encoding LysR substrate-binding domain-containing protein, producing MKPLLDVLVILDALEKEGSFAAASAKLYKTPSALSYTVQKLESDLNIQILDRTGHRARFTRTGQMLLEKGRDVLHTVRELEKQAVKLHQGWENELVIGVDDTFPFSLLTPLIEAFYQRHSVTRLVFINGVLGGSWEALTQGRADIIVGALHEPPQLSEFGFARLGVLEQIFAVAPHHPLANEPEPVTRRVIKNYRAIVVGDSSRPECGISSQLLDEQEAITVFDFKTKLELQISGLGCGYLPRYLAQRFIDSGALVEKQVLAQSSNESVWVGWNEQTAGLASAWWRDEILANSAIATVYTQADDGKSTS from the coding sequence ATGAAACCGCTGCTGGATGTTCTTGTTATTCTGGATGCGCTGGAAAAAGAGGGGAGCTTTGCTGCCGCCTCAGCGAAGCTCTATAAAACCCCTTCGGCCCTGAGCTATACCGTGCAAAAGCTCGAGAGCGATCTTAATATCCAAATCCTTGACCGCACCGGGCATCGCGCGCGTTTCACCCGTACAGGGCAGATGCTGCTGGAGAAAGGGCGTGACGTGTTGCATACGGTGCGCGAGCTGGAAAAACAGGCCGTCAAACTTCACCAGGGCTGGGAAAATGAGCTGGTGATTGGAGTCGATGATACTTTCCCTTTTTCCCTGCTTACCCCGCTTATAGAGGCGTTCTATCAGCGCCATAGCGTTACGCGTCTGGTGTTTATCAATGGCGTGCTGGGTGGTTCATGGGAGGCCCTGACACAGGGCAGGGCGGATATCATCGTTGGGGCGCTGCATGAGCCTCCTCAGTTGAGTGAATTTGGTTTTGCCCGGCTGGGTGTTCTGGAGCAGATTTTTGCCGTTGCGCCTCATCACCCGCTGGCCAATGAACCGGAGCCTGTTACCCGACGCGTCATTAAAAACTATCGCGCCATTGTGGTTGGAGACAGCTCTCGCCCCGAGTGTGGCATTTCATCGCAGCTGCTGGACGAGCAAGAGGCCATTACCGTTTTTGATTTTAAAACCAAGCTGGAGCTGCAAATAAGCGGCCTGGGGTGCGGTTACCTTCCCCGTTATTTAGCGCAGCGGTTTATTGACAGCGGAGCGCTGGTGGAAAAACAGGTTTTAGCGCAGAGCAGTAACGAATCGGTGTGGGTGGGCTGGAATGAACAAACCGCCGGGCTTGCCAGCGCCTGGTGGCGAGACGAAATTTTAGCAAATAGTGCTATCGCGACAGTTTACACTCAGGCAGATGATGGGAAATCAACCAGTTAG
- the sbmC gene encoding DNA gyrase inhibitor SbmC, translating to MDYSIRQQQKRTIAGFHLVGPWEKTVKQGFEQLVMWVDGRHIQPQEWVAVYYDNPDDVPAEKLRCDTAVTVPEGFTVPENSEGVMMTEIAAGEYAVAAARVENHDFATPWNQFFNSLLQDNTYQIAPKPCFERYLNDGNADGYWDIEMFVPVEHKVR from the coding sequence ATGGACTACAGCATCAGGCAGCAACAGAAACGTACAATCGCTGGTTTTCATCTCGTGGGGCCGTGGGAAAAGACGGTCAAGCAGGGTTTTGAACAGCTGGTCATGTGGGTAGATGGACGTCATATTCAGCCCCAGGAGTGGGTGGCCGTTTATTATGATAATCCGGATGACGTGCCGGCAGAAAAACTCCGCTGCGATACCGCCGTAACGGTGCCGGAGGGTTTCACCGTTCCTGAGAACAGCGAAGGGGTGATGATGACTGAAATTGCTGCCGGAGAGTACGCTGTTGCTGCCGCGCGCGTGGAAAATCATGATTTTGCCACCCCCTGGAACCAGTTCTTCAACTCCCTTCTCCAGGACAACACATATCAGATTGCGCCAAAACCCTGCTTCGAACGCTATCTGAATGATGGCAATGCAGACGGCTACTGGGACATAGAGATGTTTGTACCGGTAGAGCACAAAGTGAGATAA
- a CDS encoding APC family permease has product MSHNATPNTSRVELRKTLTLIPVVMMGLAYMQPMTLFDTFGIVSGLTDGHVATAYAFALVAILFTALSYGKLVRRFPSAGSAYTYAQKSISPAVGFMVGWSSLLDYLFMPMINILLAKIYFEALVPSVPSWIFVVALVAFMTISNLRSIKTVANFNTLIVILQMGIVAVIVGLIIYGVSHGEGAGTLTSTRPFWSEGAHVVPMITGATILCFSFLGFDGISSLSEETKDAERVIPKAIFLTALIGGLIFIGASYFLQLYFPDISRFKDPDASQPEIMLYVAGKTFQWGVLIFSSVTVLASGMAAHAGVSRLMYVMGRDGVFPTRFFGYVHPKWRTPAWNVLLVGAIALLAIKFDLVTATALINFGALVAFTFVNLSVISQFWIREKRNKTLKDHINYLVLPVCGALTVGALWINLEESSMVLGLIWGAIGLIYLACVTRSFRNPVPQYEDVA; this is encoded by the coding sequence ATGTCGCATAACGCAACTCCAAACACCTCTCGCGTGGAATTACGTAAAACGCTTACGTTGATTCCGGTTGTTATGATGGGCCTTGCCTATATGCAACCGATGACGCTGTTCGATACATTCGGTATCGTATCAGGCCTTACTGACGGTCACGTTGCAACGGCGTACGCCTTTGCGCTGGTCGCCATCCTCTTTACAGCGCTGAGCTACGGTAAACTGGTTCGCCGTTTCCCGTCCGCAGGCTCTGCGTACACCTATGCTCAGAAATCCATTAGCCCGGCGGTTGGCTTTATGGTGGGCTGGTCATCACTGCTGGACTACCTGTTCATGCCGATGATCAACATTCTGCTGGCAAAAATTTACTTCGAAGCGCTGGTGCCTTCCGTACCGTCGTGGATCTTCGTTGTGGCGCTGGTGGCCTTTATGACCATCTCTAACCTGCGCAGCATCAAGACCGTGGCTAACTTCAACACCCTGATTGTGATCCTTCAGATGGGGATTGTTGCGGTTATCGTTGGGCTGATCATCTACGGCGTTTCCCACGGGGAAGGCGCAGGTACGCTGACCAGCACCCGTCCGTTCTGGTCTGAAGGTGCGCACGTTGTGCCGATGATCACCGGTGCGACTATCCTGTGCTTCTCGTTCCTGGGCTTCGACGGTATCTCTTCTCTGTCTGAAGAGACCAAAGATGCTGAGCGCGTGATCCCGAAAGCGATTTTCCTGACCGCGCTGATTGGCGGCCTGATCTTCATCGGTGCGTCTTACTTCTTACAGCTGTACTTCCCGGATATCTCTCGCTTTAAAGATCCGGATGCATCACAGCCTGAAATTATGCTGTACGTGGCGGGTAAAACCTTCCAGTGGGGCGTGCTGATCTTCTCCAGCGTCACCGTACTGGCTTCCGGTATGGCAGCGCACGCGGGCGTTTCTCGTCTGATGTACGTGATGGGCCGTGACGGTGTGTTCCCAACTCGCTTCTTCGGTTACGTGCATCCTAAATGGCGTACCCCGGCATGGAACGTGCTGCTGGTGGGCGCGATTGCGCTGCTGGCGATTAAATTTGACCTGGTAACGGCCACTGCGCTGATTAACTTTGGTGCGCTGGTGGCGTTCACCTTCGTTAACCTCTCCGTGATTTCGCAGTTCTGGATCCGTGAGAAGCGCAACAAGACGCTGAAGGACCACATCAACTATCTGGTGCTGCCAGTGTGTGGTGCCCTGACGGTGGGTGCGCTGTGGATTAACCTGGAAGAGAGCTCAATGGTTCTGGGTCTGATCTGGGGTGCGATCGGTCTGATTTACCTGGCTTGCGTGACCAGAAGCTTCCGCAACCCGGTTCCTCAGTACGAAGACGTCGCGTAA